The Lycium barbarum isolate Lr01 chromosome 9, ASM1917538v2, whole genome shotgun sequence genome has a segment encoding these proteins:
- the LOC132608951 gene encoding translocase of chloroplast 159, chloroplastic, with product MDSEKAPPVVSSPGSSSSPPINNSSSSPDIQNVSNINLDENTDSQTNSNNNSDRTIVSGQQEKPVLADPDEGTLEKSRIGEQQLDKPVSEVSMNEGVEKDDKAEVLGGKGSEGVMLNEDSGGVGNSLPDSTDATETPGTGIEGNTEEFDSVDKSNASIDQVKDSGGEVAVGTELKEGEVGSTQDEVKGTVDNEKIELKEGEDRSAKEEVKETVVESEKNETSTVEETVASSNLKEAEEPTSVVEESPIASSNLKEAQEPTPVVEESAIASSNLKEAEEPTSVTEESAIASSDLKEAKEPTSVTEESAVASSDVKEAEEPTPVIEESATASSDVKEAEEPTLVIEESAIASSDVKEGGEPTSVVEESAIPSDDAEKPNKTVVEPSESLLVDDADGEKFTSEGDAVVDAIEGDVAGPGVAVVGDAEESKKVEEPVQSTTDENATSVKDVGETTQLIEEAANMTVDEEADIQNSKPAVDDNVAAAESKPVTDNIVDAGSDGKLDSGDVKTGDVVAAPEEIKEAVPDAGSKKLDVKDAEVEPQQAVSKTIYANGDHSGESIEGDVVEAEVSGQSSAISRAITGSEQDGKAKDQIDEEAYHEGGAILDEETDGMVFGSSEAARKFIEELERESGGGSFAGAEASQEMDGQIVTDSEEEVDTDEEGDGKELFDSAALAALLKAATGGDSDGGSITISSQDGSRLFSVERPAGLGSSLRSLRPAPRPNQPNLFNPSSLQNSGESENNLSEEEKKKLEKLQQIRVKFLRLIHRLGLSSDESIAAQVLYRMALIARRQNSPLFNMEAAKMTALQLEAEGKDDLDFSVNILVIGKSGVGKSATINSIFGEEKTSIDAFGPSTTSVKEISGVVDGVKIRVFDTPGLKSSVMEQGFNRNVLSSVKKFTKKNPPDIFLYVDRLDAQTRDLNDLPMLKTITSCLGPSIWRSAIVTLTHGASAPPDGPSGSPLSFDVFVTQRSHIVQQSIGQAVGDLRMMSPSLMNPVSLVENHPSCRKNREGQKILPNGQSWRPQLLLLSYSMKILSEANALSKPEDPFDHRKLFGFRTRSPPLPYMLSSMLQSRAHPKLSAEQGGDNGDSDIDLDDLSDSDQEEEDEYDQLPPFKPLRKAQLAKLSKEQRKAYFEEYDYRVKLLQKKQVREELRRMKEMKSNKGKEAAIEYGYAEEEADGGAAAPVAVPLPDMVLPPSFDSDNPAYRYRFLEPTSQFLARPVLDTHGWDHDCGYDGVNVEQSLAIATRFPAAVTVQVTKDKKDFSINLDSSVSAKHGDNGSTMAGFDIQSIGKQLAYIVRGETKFKNLKKNKTAAGISVTFLGENVVTGLKVEDQIILGKQYVLVGSAGTVRSQSDTAYGANFEVQRREADFPIGQVQSTLSLSVIKWRGDLALGFNSMAQFAVGRNSKVAVRAGINNKMSGQVTVRTSSSDQLSLALTAIIPTAIAIYRKLWPDAGEKYSIY from the coding sequence ATGGATTCTGAAAAAGCGCCTCCTGTTGTCTCTTCTCcaggttcttcttcttctcctcctatcaacaattcttcttcttctcctgaTATTCAAAATGTCTCCAATATTAATCTGGATGAAAACACTGATTCCCAAACTAATAGTAACAATAATAGTGATAGAACAATTGTGAGTGGTCAGCAAGAAAAGCCAGTTCTTGCTGACCCAGATGAGGGAACCCTAGAAAAATCAAGAATAGGTGAACAACAGTTAGATAAGCCTGTTTCTGAGGTTTCTATGAATGAGGGTGTTGAAAAAGATGATAAAGCTGAGGTTTTGGGGGGGAAAGGGAGTGAAGGGGTTATGTTGAATGAGGATTCTGGTGGGGTTGGGAATAGTTTACCTGATTCTACTGATGCCACTGAAACTCCGGGCACGGGAATCGAGGGAAATACTGAAGAATTCGACTCAGTTGACAAGTCGAATGCTTCGATTGACCAGGTGAAAGATAGTGGTGGTGAGGTTGCAGTAGGTACAGAGTTGAAAGAGGGTGAGGTGGGGTCCACTCAAGATGAGGTGAAGGGAACTGTGGATAATGAAAAGATAGAATTGAAAGAGGGTGAGGATAGGTCTGCTAAGGAGGAGGTGAAGGAAACTGTTGTggagagtgaaaagaatgaaaCTTCAACGGTGGAGGAAACAGTTGCTTCATCTAATTTGAAGGAGGCTGAGGAACCTACCTCGGTCGTTGAGGAGAGTCCTATTGCTTCCTCTAATTTGAAGGAGGCTCAGGAACCTACCCCGGTCGTTGAGGAGAGTGCTATTGCTTCCTCTAATCTGAAGGAGGCTGAGGAGCCTACCTCGGTCACTGAAGAGAGTGCTATTGCTTCGTCAGATTTGAAGGAGGCCAAGGAACCTACTTCGGTCACTGAAGAAAGTGCTGTTGCTTCATCTGATGTGAAGGAGGCCGAGGAACCTACCCCGGTCATTGAAGAGAGTGCTACTGCTTCATCTGATGTGAAGGAGGCTGAGGAACCTACCCTGGTCATTGAAGAGAGTGCTATTGCTTCATCTGATGTGAAGGAGGGCGGGGAACCTACCTCAGTTGTTGAAGAGAGTGCTATACCTAGTGATGATGCCGAAAAACCCAATAAGACGGTAGTTGAACCGTCAGAGTCTTTGTTGGTTGATGATGCAGATGGTGAGAAATTTACTTCGGAAGGAGATGCAGTTGTGGATGCTATTGAAGGCGACGTCGCAGGGCCTGGGGTTGCTGTTGTTGGAGATGCAGAAGAGAGCAAGAAAGTGGAAGAACCTGTTCAAAGTACTACTGATGAGAATGCAACTTCAGTAAAGGATGTTGGTGAGACCACACAACTTATTGAAGAAGCGGCTAATATGACTGTTGATGAAGAAGCAGATATACAAAACTCTAAGCCTGCGGTGGATGATAATGTTGCAGCTGCAGAATCAAAGCCTGTGACAGATAACATTGTTGATGCTGGAAGTGATGGAAAACTAGATTCTGGAGACGTCAAGACTGGTGATGTGGTAGCTGCTCCCGAGGAAATCAAAGAAGCAGTTCCTGATGCTGGTAGTAAAAAGCTGGATGTGAAGGATGCTGAAGTGGAACCTCAGCAGGCAGTGTCCAAAACTATTTATGCCAATGGTGACCATTCTGGAGAAAGCATTGAGGGAGATGTAGTGGAAGCTGAAGTCTCTGGTCAATCATCTGCCATATCAAGGGCAATCACTGGCTCAGAGCAAGATGGAAAAGCTAAAGATCAAATAGATGAAGAAGCTTACCATGAAGGAGGCGCTATTTTAGATGAAGAGACGGATGGTATGGTTTTTGGAAGCTCTGAAGCTGCCAGAAAGTTTATTGAGGAACTGGAAAGGGAATCTGGTGGTGGCTCCTTTGCTGGTGCTGAGGCTTCGCAGGAAATGGATGGTCAGATTGTCACTGACTCAGAGGAGGAGGTTGATACTGATGAAGAAGGAGATGGGAAGGAGTTGTTCGATTCAGCTGCCTTAGCTGCCCTTTTAAAAGCAGCAACAGGTGGTGATTCTGATGGTGGCAGCATCACAATCTCGTCTCAAGATGGATCAAGACTCTTCTCTGTTGAACGTCCTGCTGGTCTTGGTTCATCACTTCGGTCACTGAGACCAGCTCCCCGACCAAACCAACCCAATCTTTTTAATCCATCTAGTCTTCAGAATAGTGGAGAATCTGAGAACAACTTGAgtgaagaagagaagaagaaactGGAGAAACTACAGCAGATTAGGGTCAAGTTTCTGAGGCTTATTCACAGGTTGGGGCTTTCTTCTGATGAATCCATAGCTGCACAAGTTTTGTACCGGATGGCACTTATTGCACGAAGGCAAAACAGTCCACTTTTTAACATGGAGGCTGCCAAGATGACGGCTCTCCAGCTTGAAGCAGAGGGGAAAGATGATTTGGACTTCTCTGTGAATATCCTGGTTATTGGAAAATCTGGGGTGGGTAAGAGTGCTACCATAAACTCAATCTTTGGAGAGGAAAAAACATCAATTGATGCCTTTGGACCTTCTACCACCAGTGTGAAAGAGATTAGTGGTGTTGTAGATGGTGTTAAGATTCGGGTATTTGATACACCTGGTCTCAAATCCTCTGTGATGGAACAGGGTTTCAATCGCAATGTCTTGTCTTCAGTAAAGAAGTTTACTAAGAAGAATCCCCCTGATATTTTCCTCTATGTTGATCGGCTAGATGCCCAAACTAGAGATCTCAATGATCTTCCTATGCTGAAGACTATCACAAGTTGTCTTGGCCCTTCAATATGGCGAAGTGCGATAGTCACCCTCACACATGGAGCTTCTGCACCTCCAGATGGACCTTCTGGATCCCCTTTAagttttgatgtgtttgtgactCAAAGATCTCATATTGTTCAGCAGTCTATCGGGCAAGCAGTAGGCGATTTACGAATGATGAGTCCAAGTTTGATGAATCCTGTCTCTCTGGTAGAAAATCATCCATCTTGTAGGAAGAATAGGGAAGGACAGAAGATACTACCTAATGGCCAGAGCTGGAGGCCTCAATTACTGCTATTAAGCTACTCAATGAAGATATTATCTGAAGCAAATGCACTTTCGAAGCCTGAAGATCCATTCGATCACCGTAAGCTCTTTGGTTTCCGCACACGCTCACCACCTCTTCCCTACATGCTTTCCTCAATGTTGCAGTCACGCGCGCATCCAAAGCTTTCTGCTGAGCAAGGTGGTGATAATGGTGATTCAGACATCGATTTGGATGATTTGTCTGACTCTgaccaagaagaagaagatgagtaCGACCAGCTTCCTCCCTTTAAGCCTCTTCGGAAGGCTCAGCTTGCTAAGCTCAGCAAAGAACAGAGGAAGGCATATTTTGAGGAGTATGATTATAGGGTCAAGCTCCTTCAGAAGAAACAGGTTAGAGAAGAGTTAAGAAGAATGAAAGAAATGAAAAGTAATAAGGGAAAAGAGGCGGCAATCGAGTATGGTTATGCAGAGGAAGAAGCTGATGGAGGCGCAGCAGCTCCTGTAGCAGTTCCCCTACCGGACATGGTCCTCCCACCTTCTTTTGACAGCGATAATCCCGCTTACAGGTACCGCTTTTTGGAGCCCACATCGCAGTTCCTTGCAAGGCCTGTTCTGGACACGCATGGTTGGGATCATGATTGTGGCTATGATGGTGTTAATGTGGAACAGAGTTTAGCCATTGCAACTCGTTTCCCTGCTGCAGTTACTGTGCAAGTCACCAAAGATAAGAAGGATTTCAGTATCAATTTGGACTCTTCTGTTTCTGCTAAGCACGGAGATAATGGATCAACCATGGCTGGATTTGATATTCAAAGCATCGGAAAACAACTCGCCTATATTGTCCGAGGAGAAACCAAATTCAAAAACTTGAAGAAGAACAAGACTGCTGCCGGAATTTCTGTTACCTTTTTGGGTGAAAATGTGGTTACTGGACTTAAAGTTGAAGATCAAATCATCTTAGGCAAGCAATACGTTCTAGTTGGCAGCGCTGGCACTGTTCGATCTCAGAGTGACACGGCTTATGGTGCGAACTTTGAAGTGCAGAGGAGGGAGGCAGATTTTCCCATTGGTCAGGTGCAATCTACGTTGTCTTTGTCTGTTATAAAGTGGAGAGGTGATTTGGCTCTAGGGTTCAACAGTATGGCGCAATTCGCAGTGGGACGTAATTCGAAGGTAGCTGTTCGAGCAGGTATCAATAACAAGATGAGTGGGCAAGTAACTGTGAGAACAAGCAGTTCAGACCAGCTGTCTCTTGCACTTACTGCTATTATTCCAACTGCAATTGCTATCTACAGGAAGCTTTGGCCTGATGCTGGCGAGAAGTACTCAATTTActaa
- the LOC132610792 gene encoding stress-related protein produces the protein MAEADVKPPTDSVAEDEKKLKYLDFVQVAAIYVIVCFSTLYEYGKGNSGPLKPGVQAVEATVKTVIGPVYEKFHDVPFDLLKFIDLKVIELMTEVDRHVPSLLKQASSQALVIAHKAPEIARDLASEVQHDGLVDTASNIAKSLYTKYEPTAKELYTKYKPVAEKNAVSAWRSLNRLPLFPQVAQILVPTAAYWSEKYNQAVTYASENGYLAAYYFPFIPIERIAKVFEGTPASENGHSVSAIDGTVASAQ, from the exons ATGGCCGAGGCAGATGTTAAGCCACCTACTGATTCA GTAGCAGAAGATGAGAAGAAACTCAAGTATCTAGATTTCGTTCAAGTTGCAGCGATCTATGTGATTGTTTGCTTCTCAACTTTGTACGAATACGGCAAAGGGAATTCCGGCCCGTTGAAACCTGGTGTCCAGGCCGTAGAAGCCACTGTTAAAACCGTCATCGGACCGGTTTATGAGAAGTTCCACGACGTCCCTTTCGATCTCCTCAAGTTCATCGACCTAAAG GTTATAGAGTTGATGACAGAAGTTGATCGCCATGTGCCTTCTCTACTAAAGCAAGCATCAAGCCAAGCTCTGGTAATAGCTCACAAGGCACCAGAAATAGCTCGAGATCTCGCCAGCGAGGTACAGCACGATGGCTTAGTGGACACAGCTAGTAACATAGCCAAATCGCTCTACACAAAGTACGAACCCACAGCCAAGGAACTATACACAAAATACAAGCCAGTTGCTGAGAAGAACGCGGTTTCAGCATGGCGATCTCTAAACAGGCTTCCTTTGTTCCCTCAAGTGGCTCAGATTTTGGTGCCCACGGCTGCTTATTGGAGCGAAAAATACAATCAAGCTGTGACTTACGCGTCCGAAAACGGCTACCTGGCGGCGTATTATTTTCCGTTTATTCCTATCGAGAGGATCGCGAAGGTGTTTGAAGGCACCCCCGCCTCTGAGAACGGGCATTCTGTTTCCGCGATTGACGGTACTGTTGCCTCGGCGCAATGA